The Bradyrhizobium sp. B097 genome contains the following window.
CCGGGCATCGCCGCGGGGCTGGGCCTGGAATATGGCTTTACGCCGAACTGGTCCGTGAAGGCCGAGTATCTCTACACGAAAGTCGTCGGCACTGGAATCAGCACGGATCAACTGAATATCGTGCGTGGCGGCGTCAACTATCGATTCTGAATGGAGCGGCATTGATGACGCATTCGGCCGTGTTCGATGCGCGATGTGCCGCCTCAACCATCCGATAGTGCTGCATGGATCCCGATCGCGCATCCGAGCCGATGGTTTTTCAGCTCGGATGCCGGTCGCCCGCGAAGGCGCCCGGACTCTGAAAGTCATGTGAAGTCCTTCCACATCTGATTCATTCCAAAATGGGGGCTCCCAATGCGTTCGAAACTGCTGCTTTCCGCCGCTCTGCTTGCCGCCGGCATGGCTTCAGCCAAGGCCCAAGTGCCGCTGTCGTCCTATGTCGATGCGAACGGATTCATCGACGTCCAGACGTTGACCTGCGCGCAACTCGCAGGGACTTACCAGGAGGACGCCGATGCGCTGACAGCCTGGTACAGCGGATGGTACAATGGCCTTGCCAAGAAGCACTTCCTTGACCTGCGCAAGGGCAAGCTCGTCGAGCACGAAGTCATTGTCTACTGCAAGGCCAATCCGGACAGGCGCATCATCGATGCTATCGCTGTCGTGTTCAAAGCGGAACGGGAGCTGATGGGCATCCAGATGAAGTAGATCGTCCGGAACGGCGTCGTCGCGGCGGCAGACCTGTCCCCTTATGCCGCTTTGCCAAAGCCGCACAGCTTGCCGTCTATTTCATGTGAGATGCCGCTCTGACGAGTCGGGATTCTAGATTTGAACGATTTCGGGCAATACACCGACGCCATTCGGGGTGCGACGGTGACATTTCTGAAATCCGCCCCATCGTCCCACCGTTGGGGGGTGAAGTATCTCCCCTTGAATCGCACGATCCTTCAGTTCGGAGCCGACGGCGGCCCGGGGATCTCTCATGGCGTCACCGCCCCGAACTTGACGACGGTGATGATCCAGTCGTCCAATTTCGATGATCGCGTCGTGCTCGATGGCGTGCCATGCCATGTGTCGGACCTGGTCATTATGCCCCCGGACTGTCAATTTACCTTTGTTCGGTTCGGTCACGTCGAGTGGATAGCATGGTCGCTGCCGGGGGATGGGGAGGTCGCGAGGAAGATCCTTCCCGTCGCCACAAGTCGGGAATCGCCGAACACCGCCAAGCATCGCGTCCGGTTGCCAATACCGATCGCATCGGGACTGATCGAAGCATCGAGGCGGGCCCTGCGTTCCGTCTCCGATTCCGCTTCCGCCGATCGGCCCATGATGGCCCGGGAGACGGAGCGCGCCTTGATGGATGAACTGGCTTACGTCTGGGACAATCGCCTGAGCGAGACCCTCCTGCCCACCAAGTACACCGTCTCGTCCGAGCGAATCGTTCTGGAGGCACTCGAATTCGTGCGGAAGAAGCCGGAAAGCATCGTCCATATCAAGGATATCGTGAAAGCCACCAAGGTGGAGTACCGAACCTTGCTGCGCGCTTTCGAGCGCTATCTCGGCTTCTCGCCAAAGCACTATCTGAAGCTGCGACAGCTAAACCTGGTTTACCATGAGATCCGTCGCGGGAATGGTGCATCCGCCAGGCTCGCCGATATCCTGGCGGCCCACGGCGTCACCGAGTTCGGCAGGTTTGCCGGCCACTACCGGTCGCTGTTCGGCGAGTTGCCATCCGAGACATATCGCCGGTTTCGCGCAGTGAAGTCTGGCAATTCGCTGTGAGTTCGGCGTGGTGTTTTGGTGCAACACCGCGGTGAAATGCTCGGCGGTGACAGTTTCTGCATATCAGGTGAGCCGGGGGCGATGGCAAATGGCTGGACTATTCTCCACCTTCGAAAAGGCTCACAGACGATGAAAAAAATCAGTTTACTCGCCGCAGCGGCGGTGACGTCCGTTTCACTGACGGGTATTGCAAAGGCCGCTGACCTTCCTCAGAGACCAACCTACAAGGCAGCGCCGATCGCAGCGCCGATGATGTACAACTGGTCCGGCTTCTATCTCGGCGCGAACGGCGGATATGGCTGGAGCAACCAGTGCATCGATGTCACCGCCATCAACGGAATTGGCGGCATTTTCGCGGAAGGCTGCAACAGCAAGGGCGGCGGCATCATCGGTGGTCAACTTGGCTATCGCTGGCAGGCTGGACAATTGGTGTACGGTCTGGAAGCGCAGGGCGACTGGGCCAACATCCGCAATACGCGCATCAGTGCGCAGGATCCGACCCGCACCTACAAGTCGACCCTCGCCGGCTTGGGCCTTTTCACGGCTCAACTTGGCTACGCGGTCAACGAGGCGTTGTTCTACGTCAAGGGCGGCGGCGCGGTTGGTAGCCAGGACTTTGCCATCATCAACAACGTGACCGGCACGGGCCTTGCTTTTGCGAACCGGACCCGCTGGGGTGGGGTCGTGGGCGTCGGCTTCGAGTACGGCTTCTCTCCGAACTGGACGGCCGGCATCGAGTACGACTATCTGTGGCGGGTGAACGAGAGCAACACCTTCCTGACGCCGTCATTGGGCCCCATCGCGTCGATCACCACCAACACCAAGACGGATGCGAATCTGCTCGCGCTCCGCCTCAACTACAAGTTCGGTTACTAATGAAGAGAGGAGGCCGGCCAACTCGGCTGGCCTCCACTCGGTCCCATCATGTGCCTGGGCCCAGGTCGTCCCTGATTCTGGAACTGATCATGCTGCCGAATACGATGTCGAGCGGGCCGAGTAATTCGTGCCGCACACCGGTGTTCGGACAAAGTGATTGGAGACATCCATGATCGCTGCACGTCGCACGTCGCACGTTGCCGCTGCTCGGCTTGGGCCTGTTCGCCGCTCCGCCGTCCACTTCCTTAACCGCCGTCACGCCAGATCTCGACCGACCACGTCATCCGCAGGTCTCAACGATCGGTTGATCCATCAACGCGCCGTCGAGGCCGTGATCTGGTCGATGCCAGCTATAAGCGAGGTGTTCTTCCGGCAGTCTCTTTTCCGTGGCCTCGGAATGAAGCCCGGCGACGTCATGGTCACGTGTAAGCCCCTTGTGGCGCGTCACGAGGTACTCACGGCAAGCAACCGAGTCAACCACGCGGCTATGGCATATGAGCAGAAGCAGCCCGTCTTCACCCTCAGTTGACCGCGTAGCACCCGTCGCTTGCCTCAACGCAACCGCTGAACTCGGCGCAGTGTCCGGGTCCAGTTCTGCGCCGGCGTTTGGTTCCCTGGGGCTATCGTGGCTGCCCCTTCTGTTCACGACGTACGCTTCTTTGGCTTCTTGCTTATGGCAAGCGTCTCCGCTCCCTTGGTTCCGTGTTTTTCGAAATCGGCCAAAATTCCTTCGTCGGACAAATCGAGCTTTTTGGAATTTTTCCAATCCTGGCGCGATGTCTTGACGAGCCGCTTCACGACATGCTTGGCGTCTGTCTCGACGGCCAGTTCTCGTCTTGCATCGAAACTTCCCGGCGTGAGGTTGATCGATCCTACAATCGCGCGCTTCTCGTCCGCGAGCAGCATCTTGCCGTGCAGCTTGAGGTCTTTGAGTTTATGAATCTTTGCACCGACGTCGTGCATGATGCGGAGACCGCCGACCGCTTCGACAAGCTTGTTCCGCTTCAGCTTGTGCGCGGGCCGCGCCATGATTCGGACGCGAACGCCACGATTTAAGGCTTGAACCAGCCTTTCGATAATTACCGTGTCCTGGTAACGCTCGTTTTGAATCCAGAGGCTTTTCTTGGCCCCGTCGATGAAAGCCGCAATACGTTCGCGGCCGTCGTTGGGACACCAGATGAGCCGCGACTTGGGGTTGGGCTTGAACGGCTTTCGTGACCAATCGGCGTTGAAGCACGCTATCATCTCCGCAACTTCGCGCTTGCTGGTCGTTACGACGGCGTAGTCGCGGGTTTCCGTAAGGTCCCGCGTCTCCCAGTTGAGAGACTCCACAAATCCAGACGCATCATCAACGACCATCGACTTTTGATGGGTTAGTGCAAACTTCTCGCTGCTGTTCCGAACCTTGACACCCGCTTTGAGCAATAGCTTGCGTGCCTCTTCGTTGTCGCTTTCCCCGTCGCGTCGCGCCGGGTTCAGCATCACACGCACGTTGACGCCGCGGTGTTGTGCCGCAATCACGGCACGCAACAGTGTCGGATCGGTGAACAGAAACATTCGAATGTTGAGCGAATGTTGAGCCGCATTGATCGGATCAAGGATCGATTTGGCGGTGTCATCCGGGAGAACGATTAACCTGTGCGACATTGCCTTAGCTCCAGAAAATCACAAAGCGAGATGGTCGACCGGAGGCTACGGGGTGCCGGCCGGTTCATATTGGACGCGGTGCAGTTCGGCGTAGACGCCCCCGCGTGCAATCAATTCGTCATTTGAGCCTTCTTCGGCGACGACGCCGTCCTTCAGGACGACGATCTTGTCGGCGCCGACGATGGTGCTGAGGCGATGCGCGATCATGATGACCGTGCGCCCCTTCATTAGACGCTCCAGGCCTTCAATGACCAGACGTTCGGACTCCGTATCGAGCGCCGCGGTGGGCTCGTCAAGGATCATGATTGGACTGTTGCGAATGACCGCACGCGCGATGCCGATGCGCTGCCGTTGGCCGCCCGAAAGCGTGTCACCACGCTCGCCGACAGGGGAGTCGTAGCCGTGCGGCATCCGACTAATGAACTCGTCCGCGTTGGCAATTTTTGCGGCAGCGATGACCTCGTCATTCGTGGCCCCGGGACGTCCATAGGCGATGTTCTCGCGAATGGTTCCACGAAACAGCACCGTTTCCTGCAAGACGAAACCAACCTGAGAACGCAGTGACGCCAGCTTGTACGTTGAGACGTCGGAGCCGTCGATCAGCACTCGTCCGCCGGTGGGATTGTAGAAGCGGGGAACCAGGCTCAACACTGTCGATTTGCCAGAACCCGTTGGGCCAACAATTCCCACGACCTGTCCGGGTTCGATGCTGAACGAAACGTCGCGCAACACTGGAGCATCGTCACCGTAGCCGAATGCGACATGATCGAACGTTATGGCGCCCTTGAGGCGACCAGGATCTGTGGCATCCGCATGCTCTTGGATGACGTCATCGGCGGACAAAATGGTTTGGATGCGTTCCAGGGCCACCGTCGTTTGCGCGATGGCGCTTGTCATGCTCGCGAGGTCTTTGACGGGTTTGAAGAACTTTGACAGATAGGCCAAATAGACGGTCAAGGCGCCTGCCGTCATCGTCCCTGCGACGATCAGGGAAGTGCCCTTCCACAGCACGATCCCCGTACAGACCGCCACCACGATATTGACCATCGGCGACAGCAGGGATTTCACCTGTCGCGCCTTCAGTGCAGCTTCAACGGTGGCATGGCTCGCGGCCTCCAGATGGGCAACCTCGAGATCCTGCCGTCCGAACGCCTTGACGGCCCGAACCGAACCCAGCCCCTCCTGGACAACGGCAACGATCTCGCTCTGGCGCGCACGCACGGTTCGTGTGACGTCCTTCACCGCCTTCTTGAAGTGGAAGAGGAACACCACCAGGAAGGGCGTGAAACCGACGGCAATCAGGGTGAAATCCCAGTCGAGCCAGAACATCAGCCCGACCATGAAAATGATCGTGATCAGGTCAACGACGATGTCGAGCGTCGATGACGATGCAAAACCTTGAATCGTTGCAACGTCGCTGGTGATCGTGGACATCAGCGCGCCGGTCTTGACGTTGTCATAGTAACGCAGCGAAAGGCGATGGAGATGTTCGTATATGCGAATACGAAGGTCGTTTGCCACCCATTGCCCAACGCTCGTCGTGTAGTAATTGTCGATGTAAGTGGCGATTGCTCCGAAGATGGCGATGAACAGGGTTGCGACCCCTGCGAACAGGGCGACGCCGAGCGTATGGCGTCCAAAGCCGTAGTCGTGTGCCCAGGCGAGCCAGTCCGGGAGCTTGTGGTGTCCGAGGGCGTCGTCGAGCACCAGCTTGAGTGGCCACGGTGCTGCCAAGCTCATGGCGATTTCGACCAGCATCGCGATGAACACAATGATTAGCCAGCCACGGTACGGCCTGAGGAGGTCAAGAACCAGGCGAGTCAACTGCCCGCTCTTCGCAAGGTTTGCTTTAGAGACTTCGCCGACCGAAACGGTGGTCGTTGCAGCGGATTTCGAATGCGGCATTCCTGATCACCTGGTCATGGCCGGCCTTCTACCTCGGTTCAAATTTTCACGGTGCGACATCATCCGCTATGCAGAATCGGGCAAATCGTGGAGGCTGAACTGTTCGGGTGAGGGAACGAAGTGCCGATATCGCAGGCGTCATCGTTTCGAGGTCGGATTTTGCATAGACGGACGGCGCGATGCCGAAATAAACACGATCAGCGAAGGCGGTCTGCTCGTGACCGTTGAACCAGGCAAGAACGAGGAGCTGCAGATGCCCATCTCAATTTCGATGATTGTTCTGAGCTCGCAACTGGTCATGCCCGTGGCTGACGGTGTGCCGAAGTTCGATATCGCCCGGAGCTGCAAGCTCGATATTGCGGCGACCGCGGGCCTCACGGTTGATCAGCCCCTGAAGAGCTGCATGAATGACGAACAGAGGGCCAAACGGCAACTCGCGGGTCAGTGGCAGAGATTCCCCGCGCCAAGCCGGGCAAGCTGTGTCTCGCAAGAGAGCATTGGCGGCACGCCGAGTTACGTCAGTTTGCAGACTTGTCTCCAAATGGGGCAATGGGCGCGGTAGCAGCTCAGCCGTAGTGATCGTATTCGCTCAGCGCAATCCGGACTTCACGGGCAAAATCTATCAGCGAGATGGTGAACGCGCCGAGCGAGATCATGAAGAAGATGGCGACTCCGCGCTCGTGGTGTATCTGAAAGAACGCCGTTACAAAGGCGACGATCACGAGAAGCGTCACCGCGATACTTGCGATCACTGCCCAGAAGATCGCCCGGTTCATCATCGCCGCACGCCGCATCAGACGCGGCAGATCGGCCTTCAGCCGGCATCGGGCCGTATCGTCATCGGGAATCCCGTTCAGGATCACCGTCCGGTCGACGATCCTGTTTAGACGGGAGATCAGGACGGCGATGAAAGCGGCCAGCGCGCCCAGGAGGAAAGCGGGTGCAGCCGCTTGTGCAATGACATGAGATAGCTGAGTTACAGAGGGCGTATCTGGGAACATTGAGCGGCTTTCGGTTGGCATCACGGTCAGCGCGCTTGGTTGGACCACCTGACTTACCGTCCATCCGACGGATCGGCTATGCAAAATCGGCGTCGTCTGCATTGAGCCTTCGATTCATTGGGATAGACAATCAGCGTTGCGCGTCGAGCACGGTCCGATTTTGCATAGGCAGGTGACGACGCCGGTTCGTATAGCTATTCCCGCACATCAGCCCGAGTGGGCTCATCCATCGCAGCGATCGGTGTCGGCCTCACAGGGAGTGATCGATCATGACCAAGCGCCATTTCGTTCTGGTAATGAGCCTTGCAGCGCTGATACTTCTCGGCCCGGCGTTTGCCTCGGCTCAGCAGCCCCTCCGGGCGTCCAGGCCGGTATGCTGACCTGTAACCTCGCGCCCAGCATCGGCCTGATTGTCGCCGAGAGCCAACGGATGAGTTGCCGGTATGCACCCAACGGGCCTTATCCGCCCGAGAACTATAATGGTGTGCTGAACACGGTCGGGCTCGAACTCGGCATCACTGCAGGGGGAGCTATGGCGTGGGGGGTGTTTGCTCCAACTCAGGGGACGCCGATCGGAGCGTTGGCCGGCGAGTACGTGGGCGCCAGCGGCGACATCACAGTCGGGGTCGGTGTCGGCGCCAACGTCCTGTTCGGCGGCTCAAACCGGACGATTGCGCTGCAACCTTTGTCGGTCGAGGGGCAGGCGGGTTTGAACGTGTCCCTGGGAGTGTCGGGCCTGACACTCGCCTTCGCGCCCTGATGCCGAGGTCATTTTCCGGGATGTTGCCATGGCCGACGGCGCGACCGCGCTTGCCCAGGGGCAATGGAATGCCCGACTTGATGAGTTGGCGGACCACATCGAGCGGAACGAAGGAGGAGAACGATTCCAGCGAGCTTCGCAGCAGCGAAGCCGCCGATTCCATCTTCGCAATCTTGCCGGATATTCGATCCATTCCCCATGCTCTGTCCGTTCTTTCAGCATGCCGGAATCTGCCCGATATCTTCCGTGGTCCTGCGACCAGGGAGGCCGCATCGGCTAGAGGTAGGCTGTGTAGGAGCTGACCCAGACCAGAATGGAGGCGAGCAGCCCGATAACGCCCGCATTCGCAGCAAAGGCGGTTGCGCTGCCGGACATCCCGAGCCGGAGCGAATCGCGGCTCATTTCGTCCGGAATGGAGATCGCTGCCGGAAAGACCGACGCCCCACCGATCGCATTGGTCCGCGCCAGGGTGCCGGATGTGGCAATCTGTCCCTGGCCTACCCCCTTTGGAATTTCCGTGATCTTCGCGTGATAGATCCGTCCGGGGGCGTTGTCGAACACGATATCGACGGGCGCGCCGGCCTTGACCGTCTGGAAGCCGTTTTGTGAGAACATTCCGACAATCGTAATTTCATTCTCAACGATAAACGACATCGTTGAGCGTGCCTGGAGGGCACGATCGCCGACAGTGAGTGCAACAGATGTGACATAGCCGTCGGCCGGCGCGCGAATGGTCGTCTGCGACAACTCCCAATTGGCATTCTCCAGCTGGGCCTGAATCTGGGCAACGGCGGTGTTCACCCCACCGATTTCCGAATCCAGGGCGAGCTTGGCGCTCTGCTGAGCGGCCTTGGCCGCATTGAGCTGCGCCAGTGATGTCTCGTATTGATTCTGGCGATCCTGTCCCTGGAATTGTGTGTTGGCATCATCAGCGACGAGCTTCTGTATGTCCGCGAGACGTTTTGCGTTGAACGCGACCTGCGAGGTCAAACCAACAACGTTGGCGGTGGCTTGCTCGTAGTTGGATTTCAGTATCTCGGTTTGCTGTCTTGCGGCCGCAAGCGACGCCTGCAATTGCGCTACCTTGTATTGAAATGGTGCAGGATCGATTTGAAACAGGATGTCACCTGAACTCACCAGCACGTTCGGCTTTACCGGAATTGCTACCACCTGACCTGTCACATTCGGCGTCACCTCGACCACCCGGCCAGCGACCGTCACCTTGCCCGACGGTGTCAGATTGTTGAACAGCGCGAGGAATGTCGCGAGAATAAGCGCGCCGATCAGTATCGAAATCGTTCCCGATAGCCAACCCCAGCCCATGAGCTTGAACCTGGAAAACACGGCCCACATCCCAGCAACATAAAGGCACAGGATGATGACCACGGCCGGATCTCCCATCGTTCGGGCACGAGATCGCCATTTTCCGGCAATCGATCAATGCGCGCTATGCAAAATCGGCGTCGTGAAAGTCTTCGTACCAAACGATCGCCGTGCAGCATAAATCTACCGGCGGAGATCCAGGCGGATCTGGATTGACCGTTTTTGCATAGCCAGCCACCGCACCGGGCGCCTAGCACTTACCTGCGATCCAAACGAGCTTGACCACTAGCTGCGAACCGGAAGGAATTGTTCGGATGTTTACGAAACGCGATCTGCTTCGCTCTGCTGCAATGACCGCGCTCACCGTCGCGATGGCGAAGTCCACCCCGGCAATGGCGCAGAACAAGGCCGATTGGCCCAGGCTGTTAGAGGCCAAGGACATCGCTGAGGAAGGCTTCATCTACGGCTTGCCGCTCGTGATGAATTATGCGGTCATGCAAGAATATGCCGTGGACAGGAACTCGGGGCAGTTCAAGGCACCGTTCAACGAAATCTACAACATGCACCACGTCGCCACCCCGGCGGACACGGCAATCATCACGCCGAACAGCGACACCCCTTACTCGATACTCTGGCTGGATTTGCGCGCCGAACCAATGGTCATCTCGGTGCCGACGGTCGAAAAGGACCGCTACTACTCGGTCCAGTTGATCGACGGCAACACCTACAATTTCGGCTACATCGGCACGCGCGCCACGGGGACCGAGCCGGGCGACTATCTGGTGGTCGGCCCCGACTGGAAAGGCGAAACGCCGACCGGAATCAAGAAGGTTTTCCGATCGACGACGCCGTTCACATTCGCGGCTTTCCGCACCCAGCTCTTCAATCCCGGCGACATGCCGAACGTCGAGAAAGTTCAGGCCGGCTACAAGGCCCAACCGCTTTCCGCCTTCCTCAAACAGCCCGCCCCGCCCGCCGCGCCGAAGATCGATTTCCTTCCTGCCACCACGGCCGGGATCAAGGATAACTTCTTCCAATATCTCGACGCAGCCCTGCAATTCGTCCCCGAGACGCCGAGGGACAAGGCGATCCGTGCGAAACTTGCGAGAATTGGCATCGGTCCCGGCAAGACCTTCGCGTTCAGGGATCTATCGCTCGAACACAAGGCCGAAATCCTGGTGGGCATGAAGCAGGGTGACGACAAGGTCGACAAATGGCTGGCCAGCGGAAACAAAAACATCAATGGCTGGAACGTTGGTTCGTTCTTCGGCGACGAGGCCTTCTTCAACGGCGATTGGGCGATGCGGGCAGGCGCCGCCAAGGGCGGTCTCTATGGCAACGATGCCGTAGAAGCGATGTACCCCTATACCCGGAAGGACGCGGCCGGTGAGTTGCTCGACGGCAGCAAGCACAAGTACACCATCACCTTTGCGCCTGGCCAGTTACCGCCGGTGAATGCGTTTTGGTCGGTGACGATGTACGACGGCAAGAGCCAGCTCCTGGTCAAGAACCCGATCAATCGTTACCTCATCAACTCTCCGATGTTGTCGGCGATGAAAAAGGACGCGGACGGCTCGCTGACGCTGTACATTCAAAAAGATAGCCCCGGTGCGGACAAGGAAGCAAATTGGCTTCCGGCGCCGGATGACAAAATCTATCTCGTGATGCGCCTGTATTGGCCGAAGCCTGCGCCACCTTCGATCTTGCCGCCGGGCCAGGGGACCTGGCAGCCGCCCGGCGTGAAACAGGTTTCATAGCAGGCGCAGATTTCCGGCGCTTGAGTCCACGCCCTGGTTCAAGCAACGCGGATATTCGCATGCCGCACAGCATGCGAGTGTCTGCTTTCGATGCGCCGTCCGGTCGTGAGGCGGCTCGCTTTATGTTTTCCCGTCGGTTGGTTTTTGCATAGTCGGTGCGTCATCGCACACCCATAGTGCCGGTTAGCGCGACCAACGCCTGCTGACATTGGCGATAACCCGAATCCCGATAGGAGAACTAGAGATGACGACTGCAAGATTTGTTCAGATGGCCGGGCTACTCGCGGTGACGGCGATACTGGGCAGCATCGCAACGGCCAGTGCCCAAACCGCACAGGCGCCGTCCGCGTTGAAAACGATTGGTGCGCCGTCCGTCGCAGCCAAGCCTGAGATCGTTCCCTCGCTGTTCGTACTCAATTCCCGTGCGGCGACGTTGCAGGGCGAGACGCTGGTGCTGACGGGCATTGCCCCGAGCTCCATCATATTTGCCGACCGCCCGGTGCGATCCGCCGGCCATCAGCTCACCGCCGACGTCATCGCGGAATGGGGATCGGGCGACGACAGCTTTGCCAAGAATCCACCGAACGCGACCGTGTCGGTGCTGGGCAAGGACGGCTCGGTCAAGGACGCCGTCGTGGTGCTGAAGAACCCGAAGCTCGAGGGCGACAAGCTCACCTTCAATGTCCAGACCCTCGAAGGCGATCTGGCAGGTGCCGACGGCGCGGCCGCGCTTTTCATCGATATTATCGGCCGGCCGTTCACGCCGCTGTCGTTTGCCGGCGTCGCCCGCCGCACGGCATTCAGGGGCGCGATGTATGCCGGTGCGGTCGGGGCGGCCGCGTATGGAGCTGCCTACTACCACCCGTACGCCTACGCCTATCCCCGTCCGGCCTGCGGCTATTACCCGTATCCGCCCTGCTACTGACGTCGGCCGATCGGCAGATGGTCCTGCGTCGTCTGCTGCTTCAGATTCCGGAAAGATTTTGGAAACCAGAAAGACCATGTCATGACAACGACCCGACGTTCATTCGCGGTCTCTGCATTTGCAGGTAGCCTCGTTCTCTCCAGCCTCGCGCTCAGCTTGCCCGCCGCGGCCCAGGTGTCGCCGACGGAAGCGCAACAGATCGCGACGGATGCCTACATCTACGGCTATTCGCTCATTACGACAGAAGTTACCCGCGTTCAGATGAGCAATGTGCCGAAGGTTGAGGGACTGAAGGGGCCGCCCGGGCAGTTCATCAACGTTCCGCGCTACCCGCCGGCCGACTATCGCGGTGTTTCGGCACCCAACGCTGACACGCTCTACTCGCTCGCCTGGCTGGATCTGACTGAACCGCAGGTCTTCAGCCACCCGGACATGGGTAACCGCTTCTATCTGTTCGAGGTCGTCGATCTCTGGATGTCGGATTCCGAGTCCTCGCCAAGCAAGCGCACGGCAGACGGCAAGGCGGCGAATTACCTGTTCACCCCTCCCGGCTGGAAAGGTGAGGTGCCGGCCGGTGTGAAGCACTTCCCCGTGGCGACGCGCCACATGGTCATTGTGGGCCGGACCTACGCCGATGGGACAGAAGAAGACTACAAGGCCGTCAACGCCCTGCAGGCGCAGTACAAGATCACGCCGCTTTCCGCCTGGGGCAAATCCTACACGCCGGTGGCGCCGCCGGTCATCGAGCCCGGTTACAGCATGACCGATAAGCCGCAGTCGGTGATCCTCGCCATGGGAACGGAAGGCTATTTCAACCTGATGGCCAAGCTGATGGGAGGGGTTGCCCCTCCGGCGACTGACGACGGTGCGATGCTCGCAAATATGGCGAAGATCGGCATCGTGCCCGGCAGGCCGTTCGAGATGAGCAAGCTCGATCCGGCCGTGCAGGCCGCGCTGAAAGACATTCCGCAATCCGCGTTGAAGAAGATCGAGGGAAACAAGGATAGCCTCGGAGAGATGGTGGACGGATGGGTCGTAACAAAGGGGCTCGGGACCTACGGGCCGGCGACCTACACGAAGCGCGCGGTGGTGGCCGCGTTC
Protein-coding sequences here:
- a CDS encoding HdeA/HdeB family chaperone, whose amino-acid sequence is MRSKLLLSAALLAAGMASAKAQVPLSSYVDANGFIDVQTLTCAQLAGTYQEDADALTAWYSGWYNGLAKKHFLDLRKGKLVEHEVIVYCKANPDRRIIDAIAVVFKAERELMGIQMK
- a CDS encoding helix-turn-helix domain-containing protein; translation: MNDFGQYTDAIRGATVTFLKSAPSSHRWGVKYLPLNRTILQFGADGGPGISHGVTAPNLTTVMIQSSNFDDRVVLDGVPCHVSDLVIMPPDCQFTFVRFGHVEWIAWSLPGDGEVARKILPVATSRESPNTAKHRVRLPIPIASGLIEASRRALRSVSDSASADRPMMARETERALMDELAYVWDNRLSETLLPTKYTVSSERIVLEALEFVRKKPESIVHIKDIVKATKVEYRTLLRAFERYLGFSPKHYLKLRQLNLVYHEIRRGNGASARLADILAAHGVTEFGRFAGHYRSLFGELPSETYRRFRAVKSGNSL
- a CDS encoding outer membrane beta-barrel protein, whose amino-acid sequence is MKKISLLAAAAVTSVSLTGIAKAADLPQRPTYKAAPIAAPMMYNWSGFYLGANGGYGWSNQCIDVTAINGIGGIFAEGCNSKGGGIIGGQLGYRWQAGQLVYGLEAQGDWANIRNTRISAQDPTRTYKSTLAGLGLFTAQLGYAVNEALFYVKGGGAVGSQDFAIINNVTGTGLAFANRTRWGGVVGVGFEYGFSPNWTAGIEYDYLWRVNESNTFLTPSLGPIASITTNTKTDANLLALRLNYKFGY
- a CDS encoding phospholipase D-like domain-containing protein — encoded protein: MSHRLIVLPDDTAKSILDPINAAQHSLNIRMFLFTDPTLLRAVIAAQHRGVNVRVMLNPARRDGESDNEEARKLLLKAGVKVRNSSEKFALTHQKSMVVDDASGFVESLNWETRDLTETRDYAVVTTSKREVAEMIACFNADWSRKPFKPNPKSRLIWCPNDGRERIAAFIDGAKKSLWIQNERYQDTVIIERLVQALNRGVRVRIMARPAHKLKRNKLVEAVGGLRIMHDVGAKIHKLKDLKLHGKMLLADEKRAIVGSINLTPGSFDARRELAVETDAKHVVKRLVKTSRQDWKNSKKLDLSDEGILADFEKHGTKGAETLAISKKPKKRTS
- a CDS encoding ABC transporter ATP-binding protein: MPHSKSAATTTVSVGEVSKANLAKSGQLTRLVLDLLRPYRGWLIIVFIAMLVEIAMSLAAPWPLKLVLDDALGHHKLPDWLAWAHDYGFGRHTLGVALFAGVATLFIAIFGAIATYIDNYYTTSVGQWVANDLRIRIYEHLHRLSLRYYDNVKTGALMSTITSDVATIQGFASSSTLDIVVDLITIIFMVGLMFWLDWDFTLIAVGFTPFLVVFLFHFKKAVKDVTRTVRARQSEIVAVVQEGLGSVRAVKAFGRQDLEVAHLEAASHATVEAALKARQVKSLLSPMVNIVVAVCTGIVLWKGTSLIVAGTMTAGALTVYLAYLSKFFKPVKDLASMTSAIAQTTVALERIQTILSADDVIQEHADATDPGRLKGAITFDHVAFGYGDDAPVLRDVSFSIEPGQVVGIVGPTGSGKSTVLSLVPRFYNPTGGRVLIDGSDVSTYKLASLRSQVGFVLQETVLFRGTIRENIAYGRPGATNDEVIAAAKIANADEFISRMPHGYDSPVGERGDTLSGGQRQRIGIARAVIRNSPIMILDEPTAALDTESERLVIEGLERLMKGRTVIMIAHRLSTIVGADKIVVLKDGVVAEEGSNDELIARGGVYAELHRVQYEPAGTP
- a CDS encoding DUF2721 domain-containing protein; translated protein: MQTTPILHSRSVGWTVSQVVQPSALTVMPTESRSMFPDTPSVTQLSHVIAQAAAPAFLLGALAAFIAVLISRLNRIVDRTVILNGIPDDDTARCRLKADLPRLMRRAAMMNRAIFWAVIASIAVTLLVIVAFVTAFFQIHHERGVAIFFMISLGAFTISLIDFAREVRIALSEYDHYG
- a CDS encoding DUF992 domain-containing protein produces the protein MLTCNLAPSIGLIVAESQRMSCRYAPNGPYPPENYNGVLNTVGLELGITAGGAMAWGVFAPTQGTPIGALAGEYVGASGDITVGVGVGANVLFGGSNRTIALQPLSVEGQAGLNVSLGVSGLTLAFAP
- a CDS encoding biotin/lipoyl-binding protein, with amino-acid sequence MVIILCLYVAGMWAVFSRFKLMGWGWLSGTISILIGALILATFLALFNNLTPSGKVTVAGRVVEVTPNVTGQVVAIPVKPNVLVSSGDILFQIDPAPFQYKVAQLQASLAAARQQTEILKSNYEQATANVVGLTSQVAFNAKRLADIQKLVADDANTQFQGQDRQNQYETSLAQLNAAKAAQQSAKLALDSEIGGVNTAVAQIQAQLENANWELSQTTIRAPADGYVTSVALTVGDRALQARSTMSFIVENEITIVGMFSQNGFQTVKAGAPVDIVFDNAPGRIYHAKITEIPKGVGQGQIATSGTLARTNAIGGASVFPAAISIPDEMSRDSLRLGMSGSATAFAANAGVIGLLASILVWVSSYTAYL